Proteins from one Erythrolamprus reginae isolate rEryReg1 chromosome 6, rEryReg1.hap1, whole genome shotgun sequence genomic window:
- the ELK3 gene encoding ETS domain-containing protein Elk-3, with amino-acid sequence MESAITLWQFLLQLLLDQKHEHLICWTSNDGEFKLLKAEEVAKLWGLRKNKTNMNYDKLSRALRYYYDKNIIKKVIGQKFVYKFVSFPEILKMDPHAVEISRESLLLQDSECKMPLESREQHKHGLPVLKGTSRNEYIHSGLYSSFTINSLQNQPETVKQIKTEKLEEKLEDATPLEEVRTVIRFVTNKTDKQVMRPVVSLPSTSEAAKNASTFLASSVSAKISSLMFPNTTCISSASSTSSRSPSLSPNSPLPSEHRNIYLESTCQDSDSLEPLNLSSGSKVKSPSLPPKAKKPKGLEISAPPMVLSSTDLGSIALNSPALPSGSLTPAFFTAQTPNGLLLTPSPLLSSIHFWSSLSPIAPLSPARLQGPNTLFQFPTLLNGHIPMQIPSLDGASSPVLLSPNAHKS; translated from the exons ATGGAGAGTGCAATCACACTGTGGCAATTCCTGTTGCAGTTGCTTCTTGATCAGAAACATGAACACCTGATTTGCTGGACATCCAATGATGGTGAATTTAAGTTACTTAAGGCAGAAGAGGTGGCTAAGCTGTGGGGACTCAGAAAAAACAAAACTAACATGAATTATGATAAACTGAGCAGAGCTCTGAGATACTATTATGACAAg AACATTATcaagaaggtgattggtcagaaGTTTGTGTACAAGTTTGTTTCCTTCCCGGAAATCTTAAAGATGGATCCTCATGCTGTGGAAATCAGCAGAGAAAGCCTTTTGCTGCAGGACAGCGAGTGCAAGATGCCCCTCGAGAGCAGAGAACAGCATAAGCATGGTCTCCCAGTCTTGAAAGGCACAAGCCGCAACGAATACATTCATTCGGGGCTGTACTCATCTTTCACCATCAATTCCTTACAAAACCAGCCAGAAACTGTCAAGCAAATTAAAACAGAAAAGCTGGAGGAGAAATTGGAAGACGCCACACCTCTGGAAGAAGTCCGGACTGTCATTAGATTTGTGACAAACAAAACAGACAAACAAGTCATGAGGCCTGTGGTGTCATTGCCATCTACATCCGAAGCAGCAAAAAACGCTTCTACATTTTTAGCATCTTCTGTCTCTGCGAAAATATCATCCTTAATGTTTCCCAACACAACCTGCATATCCTCAGCTTCATCGACTTCCTCTCGATCACCATCTCTGTCACCTAACTCGCCCCTTCCCTCAGAACACAGAAACATCTATCTGGAGTCTACTTGCCAGGATTCAGATTCCCTTGAGCCATTGAATCTTTCTTCAGGATCCAAAGTAaaatctccttctcttcctccaaaGGCTAAGAAACCCAAAGGCTTAGAGATCTCCGCACCTCCAATGGTTCTTTCAAGTACTGACCTCGGCTCTATTGCCCTCAATAGCCCTGCGCTTCCCTCAGGATCCTTGACCCCTGCTTTCTTCACTGCACAG ACTCCAAATGGGTTACTGTTGACCCCGAGTCCACTGCTTTCTAGCATTCACTTTTGGAGCAGCCTCAGTCCTATTGCTCCCTTGAGTCCTGCCAGACTGCAAGGACCAAACACCTTGTTCCAG ttccCAACTCTGCTAAATGGTCACATCCCGATGCAAATCCCCAGCTTGGATGGGGCCTCTTCTCCAGTTCTCCTTTCTCCAAATGCTCATAAATCCTGA